Proteins co-encoded in one Acipenser ruthenus chromosome 3, fAciRut3.2 maternal haplotype, whole genome shotgun sequence genomic window:
- the nrn1a gene encoding neuritin isoform X2 translates to MTSAYLLQTVKAAGKCDTVFKGFSDCLLRLGENMANYPQELDDKEKLQTICTYWDEFHVCATTALADCQEGATDLWEKLKKDSRNLEFRGSLFELCGGGTGAAESTHRHCFTIILIAISALVTWLAF, encoded by the exons CCTACCTGCTACAGACAGTGAAAGCAGCTGGGAAATGTGATACGGTGTTTAAAGGGTTCTCAGACTGTTTGCTCAGACTGGGAGAGAATATGGCAAACTACCCACAGGAGCTGGACGATAAAGAGAAACTCCAGACGATATGCAC ATATTGGGATGAGTTTCACGTCTGCGCTACCACCGCGCTTGCAGATTGCCAAGAAGGAGCGACTGATCTTTGGGAAAAACTGAAAAAGGACTCCAGAAACCTCGAATTTCGGGGTAGTTTGTTTGAACTGTGTGGAGGGGGCACCGGAGCAGCAGAATCTACTCATCGTCACTGCTTCACCATTATTCTTATAGCAATCTCTGCTCTAGTGACATGGCTCgcgttctaa